A DNA window from Anaerocolumna sp. AGMB13020 contains the following coding sequences:
- the yqeK gene encoding bis(5'-nucleosyl)-tetraphosphatase (symmetrical) YqeK, with protein sequence MMENLFQLEKRLGEILPRKRFLHSMGVMTTAFSMAITFKEDYEKAAIAGLIHDCAKYMTGEEMLLECYKNNIPVKPVEKLKPDLLHAKLGAFFAKNVYNIVDEEILSAITWHTTGKPDMSKLEKIIFVADYIEPNRSSSTIPELDSIRKLSFENLEEAVCKILGDTVRYLEQSGLAIDETTAITYDYYKGNYGK encoded by the coding sequence TCCTGCATTCAATGGGAGTAATGACCACAGCCTTCTCCATGGCAATTACTTTTAAAGAAGATTACGAAAAAGCTGCCATTGCAGGATTAATACATGATTGTGCCAAATACATGACAGGAGAGGAAATGCTTTTGGAATGTTATAAGAATAACATACCGGTTAAACCGGTAGAAAAGCTTAAGCCTGACCTGCTCCATGCCAAATTAGGAGCATTCTTCGCGAAAAATGTATATAATATTGTAGATGAGGAAATCCTTTCTGCTATTACCTGGCATACAACGGGTAAGCCGGATATGTCAAAGCTTGAGAAGATTATCTTTGTAGCCGATTATATCGAACCTAATCGATCCTCATCCACTATTCCTGAGTTGGACAGCATTCGAAAATTATCCTTTGAAAATCTGGAGGAAGCTGTATGTAAGATATTAGGCGATACCGTCAGATATCTTGAGCAAAGCGGTTTGGCCATCGATGAAACAACAGCAATAACCTATGATTATTATAAAGGAAATTATGGGAAGTAA
- the rsfS gene encoding ribosome silencing factor — protein sequence MNTAKEIAKLTYKALDDKKAEDIKVIEIGNITVIADYFIIANGTNSSQVQALVDNVMEELSKNGHEPKRIEGVRSASWILMDYGDVVVHIFSKEDRLFYDLERIWRDGKVVEKEQLFIS from the coding sequence ATGAATACAGCAAAAGAAATCGCAAAATTGACCTATAAAGCTTTAGATGATAAAAAAGCAGAAGATATAAAAGTTATTGAGATCGGTAATATTACCGTTATTGCAGATTATTTTATTATTGCCAACGGAACCAACTCTTCACAGGTTCAGGCTTTGGTTGATAATGTAATGGAAGAATTATCAAAGAACGGACATGAGCCTAAGAGAATTGAAGGTGTAAGATCCGCAAGCTGGATTTTAATGGATTACGGCGATGTAGTTGTTCATATCTTTTCCAAAGAAGACCGCCTTTTCTATGATTTAGAGCGTATTTGGAGAGATGGAAAGGTAGTTGAGAAAGAACAACTGTTTATTTCATAA
- the yneA gene encoding cell division suppressor protein YneA — protein MNQMSLSLLNVPFFMLYNHIKRKKHYLVLYGFCIAIILVISILLISTNVNAEKLQTSTKHIISIQIEKGDTLWSIASQYITDDYSDMNEYIKEIKKTNGLTTDTIHEGKYLVIPYYAQGE, from the coding sequence ATGAACCAGATGTCATTATCCTTATTAAACGTTCCGTTTTTCATGCTTTATAACCACATTAAGCGTAAGAAACATTACCTTGTATTGTATGGATTCTGTATAGCTATTATACTGGTAATATCAATTCTTCTGATATCAACAAATGTAAATGCTGAGAAGCTGCAGACCTCAACGAAACATATAATAAGCATCCAGATAGAGAAAGGTGATACTTTATGGAGTATCGCAAGTCAATACATAACGGATGATTACAGTGATATGAATGAATACATCAAAGAGATAAAGAAGACAAATGGCCTTACCACGGACACTATTCACGAAGGTAAGTATCTTGTAATACCTTACTATGCACAAGGGGAATAG
- a CDS encoding polysaccharide biosynthesis tyrosine autokinase: MDFTVKDVLRLIRRYFLLISVCTFAGLSLSFLVNKLMIDKTYTASASFYVSTTDSTLTNLSELDYAQKIAETYINFLNTRQFFLKVIDLSDLPYTMQELQAMTTISTIRNTEIFSITLTSKNPDDSYNLVKSMETVAPQLIKDIKSNVIISVVDPVAYPTSPSGPNTLFNTLLGGIVTGCGVFIFVILKEILNIKVANQEDLLKHYEIPLLGSIPHASGKANYARGIRNSTVFKILAERFGYNETVNTTLNDESKFLVSESYKALRTNLRFSVRKDGCKKILITSPAPEDGKSTTSINLSIVLSQAGNKVLLIDCDLRKGRTHHFFRAKSAPGLSDCLSNMNTTKEVIYTTPYNNLYSIPMGSIPPNPSELLGSRQMEALIKELESEYDYIILDTPPVNVVADSLSFIKNTDGAILVIREGKTSYPEIENVLMKYRYAKANILGFVLNGVSVKEMGINKSKYYYYHRSEGNK; this comes from the coding sequence ATGGATTTTACAGTCAAAGATGTACTTCGACTTATCAGGAGATACTTCCTCCTGATATCAGTATGTACGTTTGCAGGCCTTTCTCTCAGTTTTCTTGTTAACAAATTAATGATTGACAAGACTTATACAGCTTCAGCTTCTTTTTACGTAAGTACAACAGACAGTACCCTTACAAATTTGTCTGAGTTGGATTATGCTCAGAAAATAGCAGAAACCTATATCAATTTTTTAAATACTAGGCAGTTCTTTTTAAAAGTCATTGATTTGAGCGATCTTCCTTATACCATGCAGGAGCTGCAAGCCATGACAACCATAAGTACTATTCGGAATACGGAAATATTCAGTATTACGCTAACCAGTAAGAACCCCGATGATTCCTATAACTTAGTAAAAAGTATGGAAACAGTAGCTCCACAGTTAATCAAAGATATAAAATCCAATGTAATTATCAGTGTAGTTGATCCGGTGGCATATCCCACCAGTCCTTCAGGTCCCAATACGCTGTTTAATACATTGCTGGGAGGAATTGTTACAGGATGTGGAGTATTCATTTTTGTTATTTTGAAAGAAATACTTAACATTAAGGTAGCAAATCAGGAGGATTTACTGAAACACTATGAAATTCCGCTTCTTGGCAGTATCCCTCATGCTTCTGGAAAAGCAAATTATGCAAGAGGCATTAGGAATTCAACTGTTTTTAAAATTTTAGCTGAAAGATTTGGATATAATGAAACGGTAAATACAACACTAAATGATGAAAGTAAATTTCTGGTGTCAGAAAGTTATAAAGCTTTACGTACAAATCTTAGATTTTCAGTTCGTAAAGATGGTTGTAAAAAGATATTGATTACCAGCCCGGCACCGGAGGATGGGAAAAGTACTACCAGCATTAATCTATCCATTGTTCTATCTCAGGCAGGTAATAAAGTTTTATTAATTGACTGTGACTTAAGAAAAGGTAGAACGCATCACTTTTTTAGAGCGAAAAGCGCACCCGGTCTCAGTGACTGCCTTTCCAATATGAATACTACAAAAGAAGTAATCTATACTACACCATATAACAACCTTTATAGTATACCCATGGGGTCAATTCCACCGAATCCTTCGGAACTATTGGGCAGCAGGCAAATGGAAGCACTAATAAAAGAGCTGGAAAGTGAATATGATTATATTATATTAGATACACCTCCGGTTAATGTAGTAGCAGATTCACTTAGTTTTATTAAGAATACAGACGGAGCCATACTAGTAATCAGAGAAGGCAAGACTTCCTATCCGGAAATTGAAAATGTATTAATGAAGTATCGATATGCAAAGGCGAATATACTCGGCTTTGTTCTAAATGGAGTTTCAGTGAAGGAAATGGGGATCAATAAATCCAAGTACTACTATTACCACAGATCTGAAGGCAATAAATAG
- a CDS encoding sugar transferase, translated as MTGIYERYMKQKIEKSVSAVFLILFCPLLLIIAVSIKLEDGGKVIFTQYRLGKDKKPFKIYKFRTMKENHENPDTRAYQGDTRITRIGRILRKTSLDELPQLFNILKGDMAIVGPRPILEEEAQFIIEGYSYEKRFSVLPGLFCSIDMKYRAAADREKQFRMDVAYVENITFRSDLIIVTKTALTVLKGSNVYADPKDR; from the coding sequence ATGACAGGCATCTATGAACGATATATGAAACAAAAGATTGAGAAGTCAGTAAGTGCAGTGTTTTTGATTCTTTTCTGTCCTTTGCTTCTTATAATAGCAGTCAGTATTAAGCTAGAAGATGGAGGAAAAGTTATCTTCACCCAATATAGACTTGGTAAAGATAAAAAACCGTTTAAAATATATAAATTCAGAACAATGAAAGAAAATCATGAAAATCCTGATACAAGAGCATACCAGGGAGATACCAGGATAACACGTATCGGCAGAATACTTAGAAAAACCAGTTTGGATGAACTGCCTCAACTCTTTAACATCTTAAAAGGAGATATGGCAATCGTTGGCCCCAGACCCATTCTGGAAGAGGAAGCACAATTCATAATAGAAGGTTATTCCTATGAGAAGAGATTTTCTGTACTTCCTGGACTATTTTGCTCCATTGATATGAAATACCGGGCAGCAGCAGACAGGGAAAAGCAATTTAGAATGGATGTTGCTTATGTTGAAAATATCACATTTCGAAGTGACCTTATTATAGTTACAAAGACAGCATTAACAGTGCTTAAAGGAAGTAATGTATATGCTGACCCAAAGGACAGATAA
- a CDS encoding nucleotide sugar dehydrogenase has product MSLAQDLSERKESLAVIGLGYVGMPLALAFSKTYNVIGFDISTEVINKYKNGIDPTKEVGNKAIQEANIEFTYDEEKLKEAKFHIIAVPTPVNIHKTPDLEPVEAASEIVGRNLKRGSIIVYESTVYPGVTEEVCVPILNRASGLICGKDFTVGYSPERINPGDKVHRLENIRKIVSGMDEETLQEVAAVYEEIIEAGVVRVSSIKVAEAAKVVENSQRDINIAFMNELAMVFDRMQIDTKEVIEAMSSKWNALNFYPGLVGGHCIGVDPYYFIYEAERLGYHSQIILSGRKINDGMGEFVADNIIKKLILTNKPVKNSKVVILGITFKENCPDIRNTKVLDIIDKLREYGLDPIITDPLADKAETKRHYNIELVDRQDIKEADCLVFAVAHDEYLSLTENEIKEMYTAGRADEKVLIDVKGILDKNKWISEGYHFWRL; this is encoded by the coding sequence ATGAGTTTGGCTCAAGATTTATCCGAAAGAAAAGAAAGCCTGGCCGTCATAGGATTGGGTTATGTAGGTATGCCCCTGGCCTTGGCTTTCTCGAAAACATATAATGTGATCGGATTTGACATTAGTACTGAGGTTATCAATAAGTATAAAAATGGAATAGATCCTACAAAAGAAGTGGGAAATAAAGCCATCCAGGAAGCTAACATAGAATTTACTTACGATGAAGAGAAGCTAAAGGAAGCTAAATTTCATATTATCGCTGTACCTACGCCAGTTAACATCCACAAGACACCAGATCTTGAACCTGTTGAGGCTGCCAGCGAAATAGTCGGGAGGAACCTAAAAAGGGGCTCTATTATTGTATATGAATCCACGGTGTACCCAGGTGTAACGGAAGAAGTGTGCGTACCAATATTGAACAGAGCATCCGGACTGATTTGTGGCAAAGATTTTACAGTGGGATATTCACCAGAACGAATCAATCCTGGAGATAAGGTTCATCGTCTTGAAAATATCAGAAAAATTGTCTCAGGAATGGATGAAGAAACCTTACAGGAGGTTGCAGCAGTATATGAAGAAATTATTGAAGCCGGTGTTGTAAGAGTAAGCAGTATTAAGGTAGCTGAAGCAGCTAAAGTGGTTGAGAACAGTCAGAGAGATATCAATATCGCTTTTATGAACGAACTGGCAATGGTATTTGACCGTATGCAGATAGATACGAAGGAAGTAATTGAAGCAATGAGCAGTAAATGGAATGCATTGAACTTTTATCCGGGGCTTGTTGGAGGACATTGTATCGGTGTGGATCCTTATTATTTTATATATGAGGCTGAGCGGTTAGGTTATCATTCACAGATTATTCTATCCGGCAGAAAAATAAATGACGGTATGGGCGAATTTGTGGCAGATAATATTATAAAGAAGCTGATACTTACAAATAAACCGGTTAAGAACAGTAAGGTTGTAATTTTAGGTATTACCTTTAAGGAAAATTGTCCGGATATCAGAAATACGAAAGTATTGGATATAATCGATAAACTTAGAGAATATGGCTTAGATCCCATTATTACGGATCCCCTGGCAGATAAGGCAGAGACGAAACGTCATTATAATATTGAGCTTGTTGACCGGCAGGATATCAAGGAAGCAGATTGTCTGGTATTTGCTGTGGCACATGACGAGTATTTAAGTTTAACAGAAAATGAAATAAAAGAGATGTATACGGCTGGAAGAGCAGATGAAAAAGTATTAATCGATGTAAAAGGAATACTTGATAAGAATAAATGGATATCTGAAGGCTATCACTTTTGGAGACTTTAA
- a CDS encoding CpsB/CapC family capsule biosynthesis tyrosine phosphatase produces the protein MIDMHTHILPGIDDGATTQEEAIMLTEYLHRQQVTQAVCTPHFYPMEGTMENFLLNRTKAMEAVNHSKIHLIAGSETYLHRYLFHYTDLKPLCIENTNYLLLEFPDMKAWNMEYMKDLDEIIGYYNINPIIAHIDRYRPLMRSKKLLKELKQKGCLLQLNVSALSNSATKRRALKLIEEEYVDLLGSDCHNLSYRPPNIKEAQKIIFHKLGEDTWDKLMINAKNVIEPKTMMETPKILESVTVIEPIKV, from the coding sequence ATGATTGATATGCACACACATATACTGCCTGGTATAGATGATGGAGCCACTACCCAGGAAGAAGCTATAATGCTGACTGAATATCTGCATAGGCAGCAAGTTACACAAGCTGTCTGCACACCGCATTTTTATCCCATGGAAGGAACCATGGAGAATTTTCTGCTTAACCGCACGAAAGCTATGGAAGCTGTAAATCACAGTAAGATACATTTAATAGCTGGAAGTGAAACCTATCTGCATCGGTATTTGTTCCATTACACGGATTTAAAACCATTATGTATAGAGAATACAAACTATCTTCTGTTAGAATTCCCTGATATGAAGGCTTGGAATATGGAGTACATGAAGGATCTTGACGAAATAATCGGATATTATAATATCAATCCTATAATTGCTCATATAGACCGTTACAGGCCGCTTATGAGAAGTAAGAAGCTTTTAAAAGAACTAAAGCAGAAAGGATGCCTGCTGCAGCTAAATGTTTCTGCCTTATCAAATTCTGCTACAAAGAGGAGAGCATTAAAACTAATTGAAGAGGAATATGTAGATTTATTAGGAAGTGACTGCCATAATTTATCCTACAGGCCTCCTAATATTAAGGAGGCCCAGAAAATTATCTTTCATAAATTAGGCGAGGATACCTGGGATAAATTAATGATTAATGCGAAGAATGTAATTGAACCCAAAACCATGATGGAGACACCAAAAATTCTAGAATCCGTTACGGTGATTGAGCCAATAAAAGTTTAG
- a CDS encoding NAD-dependent epimerase/dehydratase family protein, with product MIRINGYLKAITFGDFKMSGDKILIIGKNGFIGSSLAEWLRRNNYAVTSVSARNEEWRTVNLSEYKTIINASGIAHRKEEKTNSSIYYKVNRDQVLESAEKAKAKGVSQYIYISSMNVYGDTGKAVNRNTSINPDSIYGKSKRAGEDAILALEDKSFRIAIIRPPVVYGYGCKGNIRILLKAAKYLFIFPCYPNRRSMVDIINLCELIRIIIDKNDRGIYHPQNKDYISTWKMLQTIAFYNGKKIHPIKVFNPLITFLIPKIGIIRKIFGDDCYERELSDYASFDYCIRDYEESIKEMVKKENS from the coding sequence TTGATAAGAATAAATGGATATCTGAAGGCTATCACTTTTGGAGACTTTAAAATGTCAGGGGATAAGATATTAATAATCGGTAAAAACGGTTTTATAGGCAGTTCCTTGGCTGAATGGCTAAGAAGAAATAATTATGCAGTCACAAGTGTTTCTGCCAGAAATGAAGAGTGGAGAACAGTTAATCTCTCCGAGTATAAAACTATCATCAATGCTTCTGGAATCGCTCATAGAAAAGAAGAAAAAACAAACAGCAGTATATACTACAAGGTAAACAGAGATCAGGTGCTTGAGTCAGCGGAGAAAGCAAAAGCAAAGGGAGTCAGTCAGTATATTTATATCAGCAGTATGAATGTTTATGGAGATACCGGAAAAGCAGTTAACAGAAATACCTCCATTAACCCTGACAGTATCTATGGCAAGAGTAAACGGGCAGGAGAAGATGCTATCTTGGCGTTAGAGGATAAGAGCTTTCGGATAGCAATTATAAGACCTCCCGTTGTGTATGGATATGGCTGCAAAGGAAATATACGAATCCTTTTGAAAGCCGCAAAATACCTTTTTATTTTTCCTTGTTATCCCAATCGTAGAAGCATGGTTGACATAATAAATTTATGTGAACTAATTCGAATAATTATAGATAAAAATGACAGAGGAATATATCATCCTCAAAACAAAGATTATATTTCAACCTGGAAAATGCTTCAGACCATTGCTTTCTATAATGGGAAAAAAATCCATCCTATAAAAGTTTTTAATCCTCTCATTACTTTTCTGATACCAAAGATCGGAATTATCAGAAAGATTTTTGGTGATGACTGCTATGAAAGAGAATTATCAGATTATGCGAGCTTTGATTACTGTATCAGAGACTATGAGGAATCAATTAAAGAAATGGTTAAGAAAGAAAATTCCTGA
- a CDS encoding UDP-N-acetylglucosamine 4,6-dehydratase family protein: MKGYVTGVGNKPFSITSELLGRKPVYFAEEIEENYLKGKVILVTGGGGTIGSEVCRQVAKSKPKQLIILDNYENTTYELQQELSSMMKGLDLKVEIASVQDTASIDHIFNKYHPQMVFHAAAHKHVPLMEDCPAEAIKNNIFGTYNVVMAARTYKTEKFVLISTDKAVNPTNIMGASKRFCEMILQSMKFCKETRFAAVRFGNVLGSNGSVIPLFQTQIARGGPVTVTDKKVTRYFMTVEEAASLVLKAGEMASSSEIYILDMGCPISILKLAEDLIKLNGYIPYSDIEIVETGLRPGEKLYEEILTNRDELIATVNHKIFIEKQEEIGLPCILNSMKLLKESIESDSAEVIRETLKNIVPTFKDPETING, encoded by the coding sequence TTGAAGGGTTATGTGACAGGAGTAGGTAATAAACCATTCTCCATTACAAGTGAATTACTGGGACGAAAACCGGTTTACTTTGCAGAAGAGATAGAAGAAAATTACCTTAAAGGTAAGGTGATTCTTGTAACAGGTGGTGGCGGGACTATAGGTTCGGAGGTCTGCCGGCAGGTTGCTAAGAGTAAACCCAAACAACTTATCATATTAGATAATTACGAGAATACAACATATGAACTGCAGCAGGAACTAAGCAGTATGATGAAAGGTTTGGACCTGAAGGTAGAGATAGCCTCCGTTCAGGATACCGCTTCCATTGATCATATCTTCAATAAGTATCATCCTCAAATGGTATTCCATGCAGCCGCCCATAAACATGTTCCGTTAATGGAAGATTGTCCGGCAGAGGCTATAAAAAACAATATCTTTGGAACCTATAATGTTGTGATGGCTGCAAGAACATATAAAACAGAGAAATTCGTATTGATTTCTACGGACAAAGCAGTTAATCCCACTAATATCATGGGAGCCAGTAAAAGATTCTGTGAAATGATACTCCAGAGTATGAAATTCTGTAAAGAAACCAGATTTGCAGCTGTGAGATTCGGCAATGTTCTGGGTTCAAACGGTTCCGTCATTCCTTTGTTTCAGACACAAATAGCCAGAGGTGGTCCGGTTACCGTAACAGATAAAAAGGTTACACGTTATTTTATGACGGTGGAGGAAGCGGCATCCCTGGTGTTAAAAGCAGGGGAAATGGCCAGCAGTTCAGAAATTTATATCTTGGATATGGGATGTCCGATCAGTATCTTAAAATTAGCAGAAGATCTGATAAAACTTAATGGTTACATTCCTTATAGTGATATCGAGATAGTTGAAACCGGTTTAAGACCAGGAGAAAAGTTGTACGAAGAGATTTTGACAAATAGAGATGAACTCATTGCAACCGTTAATCATAAGATATTTATTGAAAAACAAGAAGAGATAGGGCTGCCCTGTATACTAAATTCCATGAAGCTGTTAAAGGAATCCATTGAGTCGGATTCAGCAGAAGTAATCAGAGAAACCTTAAAGAATATTGTACCAACCTTTAAAGACCCTGAGACAATTAACGGATGA
- a CDS encoding glycosyltransferase family 4 protein — translation MKIIVAASFGPSLTNFRGDFIKEMVHAGNEVTCVSIESTEEMKSQVSKLGSAYVSTGGSRTGTGFIENLKLFWRYLTIIHKLKPDICFLYMAKPIVFGGLASIFLRVKKIYPFVTGLETAFYGKGINNLLIRRILCCFYRIIFHFSKSCFFMNQDDYEKMISMKLIKRGKGVLVNGSGVNMNYFSKLPLPEKACILMTARLVEGKGIREYFMAAFQLKKKYKDIEFLLVGGLDEHKEAISEEELKRLLSDGAVTYCGYAEDVRPYLNRCSIFVLPSYHEGNGKSIVEAMAAGRPIVTTDVPGCRETVVDGYNGFLVKARDSEALAKGLELLIENEKLREVMGECSYRLCKEKFEVEHINKILLTEMGLQKE, via the coding sequence ATGAAGATTATCGTCGCAGCCAGCTTTGGACCCTCCCTGACAAATTTCAGAGGAGATTTTATTAAGGAAATGGTTCATGCAGGCAATGAAGTGACCTGTGTTTCCATTGAGAGTACGGAGGAAATGAAATCCCAGGTATCGAAATTAGGTTCAGCTTATGTATCGACAGGAGGCAGCAGAACAGGCACTGGTTTTATAGAGAACCTTAAGCTTTTCTGGAGATATCTAACGATTATCCATAAATTAAAACCGGATATTTGCTTTTTGTATATGGCTAAACCTATTGTATTCGGAGGGCTAGCTTCGATCTTCCTAAGAGTCAAAAAGATATATCCGTTTGTAACTGGACTTGAAACAGCCTTTTATGGTAAAGGAATAAATAATTTACTTATTCGAAGAATATTGTGCTGCTTCTACCGGATTATCTTTCATTTCAGTAAGAGCTGTTTCTTTATGAATCAGGATGACTATGAAAAAATGATATCCATGAAATTAATAAAAAGAGGCAAAGGTGTTTTGGTCAATGGTTCAGGTGTTAATATGAATTATTTTTCAAAGCTTCCCCTGCCGGAGAAGGCCTGTATTCTAATGACTGCCAGACTGGTAGAGGGTAAAGGCATCAGAGAATACTTTATGGCAGCTTTTCAGTTAAAAAAGAAATATAAAGATATCGAATTTCTGCTGGTTGGCGGTCTGGATGAACATAAAGAGGCAATCAGTGAGGAAGAGCTTAAGCGCCTTCTATCAGATGGTGCGGTTACTTATTGCGGTTATGCGGAAGATGTAAGGCCTTATCTTAACCGTTGTTCCATATTTGTGTTACCATCCTATCACGAGGGTAACGGTAAGAGTATTGTTGAAGCAATGGCAGCCGGAAGGCCAATCGTTACAACCGACGTTCCAGGCTGCAGAGAAACGGTGGTCGATGGGTATAATGGGTTTTTGGTTAAAGCCAGAGACAGTGAGGCACTTGCAAAGGGATTAGAGCTTCTGATTGAAAACGAAAAACTACGAGAAGTTATGGGAGAATGTTCCTATCGATTATGTAAGGAGAAGTTCGAAGTAGAACACATTAATAAAATACTGCTTACAGAGATGGGGCTGCAAAAAGAATAA
- a CDS encoding PIG-L deacetylase family protein, with the protein MNYLFVVAHPDDEVLGAGAFIHKITAEGNRAEVCILCGEAGARKNRPGIKKLYKDTVNCCRILGVHKVYLGKFPNIEFNTVPHLKLVSFIEEILTVTQADVVFTHHPADVNNDHHHTSIACQAAVRLFQRKENIKPIKELLYMEIPSSTEWNLNPTLPNFTPNVYVEVKEEGIDTKIKALSQYEGVMRPYPHPRSETAIKGLAAYRGSQAGVFLAESFECVFRRL; encoded by the coding sequence ATGAACTATTTATTTGTTGTTGCACATCCTGACGATGAAGTGCTGGGAGCAGGTGCTTTCATTCATAAAATTACTGCAGAGGGTAACAGAGCAGAAGTCTGCATACTATGCGGTGAAGCTGGTGCGAGAAAAAATCGTCCCGGAATAAAGAAACTTTATAAGGATACCGTAAATTGCTGCCGTATTCTTGGAGTTCATAAAGTCTATCTTGGTAAGTTTCCCAATATAGAATTCAACACGGTTCCTCATCTAAAACTTGTAAGCTTCATTGAAGAAATATTGACAGTGACACAGGCTGACGTGGTGTTTACTCATCATCCGGCTGATGTGAATAATGACCATCATCATACCTCAATTGCCTGCCAGGCGGCAGTAAGGTTGTTCCAGAGAAAAGAAAATATTAAACCGATTAAGGAATTGCTATATATGGAGATTCCTTCCTCAACCGAATGGAATCTAAATCCAACACTTCCTAACTTCACACCCAATGTGTATGTGGAGGTTAAAGAAGAGGGTATCGATACAAAAATCAAGGCATTATCCCAATATGAAGGAGTTATGCGTCCATACCCCCACCCTCGCAGTGAAACAGCAATAAAAGGGTTAGCAGCATATCGTGGCAGCCAGGCAGGGGTTTTCCTGGCAGAATCCTTTGAATGTGTTTTTCGAAGATTATAA
- a CDS encoding WbqC family protein: protein MRIAIHQPDYIPYLGHFYKISKADLFVYLDDVQFSNNNMHHRNDIKTPQGRKRLTIPLDYHFKDTINKVRTKDELGWKEKHLALITANYQHCKYYNDIFPMIKELLLAKYESLADMNITINRFILAGFGLRTAIVKSSELNIDTVKEERILDICSLLHANEYYSGLGARSYQKSENFEKKGITLTYTDYKSFPYPQPWGDFIENLSVLDFLFSCGFDWNRVLEERKK, encoded by the coding sequence ATGAGAATCGCTATCCATCAGCCGGATTATATTCCCTATCTGGGTCATTTTTATAAGATATCCAAAGCTGATTTGTTTGTTTATCTGGATGATGTTCAGTTTTCCAATAATAATATGCATCATAGAAATGATATTAAGACTCCACAGGGAAGAAAAAGGCTGACGATTCCTTTAGATTATCATTTCAAGGATACCATTAACAAAGTACGTACAAAAGATGAACTCGGCTGGAAAGAAAAGCATTTAGCACTTATAACTGCCAATTATCAACACTGTAAGTATTATAATGATATCTTTCCTATGATAAAAGAACTGCTGCTTGCCAAATATGAAAGCCTTGCTGATATGAATATAACAATAAACCGTTTTATACTGGCAGGCTTCGGACTAAGGACTGCTATCGTAAAGTCGTCGGAATTAAATATTGATACCGTAAAAGAGGAGCGGATACTGGATATCTGTTCATTGCTCCATGCAAACGAATATTATTCAGGGCTTGGCGCAAGGAGTTATCAAAAGAGTGAGAATTTTGAGAAAAAAGGTATTACTCTGACCTATACGGATTATAAGTCCTTCCCTTATCCGCAGCCATGGGGTGACTTTATAGAGAACCTTTCGGTATTGGATTTTTTGTTTTCCTGCGGTTTTGATTGGAACAGAGTGCTGGAGGAGAGGAAAAAATGA
- the lexA gene encoding transcriptional repressor LexA: MSYGKISPKQREILEYLKSQTLSKGYPPAVREICEAVKLKSTSSVHSHLETLEKNGYIRRDPSKPRAIEITDDTFNLAKREMVSVPIVGTITAGQPILAVENIESYFPIPTEYMPNEETFMLKVKGESMINAGIFDGDQILVQKQSHAVNGDFVVALIEDSVTVKTFYKEKDYYRLQPENDTMEPIILKDLEILGKVIGLFRMF; encoded by the coding sequence ATGAGTTATGGTAAAATCAGTCCTAAACAAAGAGAGATTCTGGAATATTTAAAAAGCCAGACTTTATCTAAGGGTTATCCGCCTGCCGTTAGGGAGATATGTGAAGCTGTTAAGTTAAAGTCCACTTCCTCCGTTCATTCCCATCTTGAGACTCTGGAGAAGAATGGTTACATAAGACGAGACCCATCAAAACCAAGAGCCATTGAAATTACGGATGACACTTTTAATCTGGCAAAAAGAGAGATGGTCAGCGTACCAATCGTAGGAACAATAACAGCCGGACAGCCTATACTTGCGGTAGAGAATATTGAAAGTTATTTCCCTATACCAACCGAATATATGCCTAACGAAGAAACCTTTATGCTTAAAGTGAAAGGTGAAAGCATGATAAATGCCGGAATTTTCGACGGTGACCAGATTCTTGTCCAGAAGCAGTCTCACGCAGTGAACGGAGACTTCGTGGTAGCTTTAATTGAAGACTCCGTTACTGTAAAGACCTTCTATAAAGAAAAAGATTATTATCGCCTTCAGCCAGAAAATGATACCATGGAACCTATTATTCTGAAGGATTTAGAGATTCTTGGTAAGGTTATCGGCCTCTTCCGCATGTTCTAA